One genomic segment of bacterium includes these proteins:
- a CDS encoding M48 family metalloprotease → MALNWEDIRYRGDIRDVQELYDSYRIEDYLEAFEANRHHQDEGVRENLLKHGIRLTGQLSPRIFRLHAETAAALEVAGDAEIFCLPDSDMNAFAVLDIREDRTHSLIGITAGALEHLEDAEIKFILGHEMGHFLCGHNRLNAVFSTDERNPKATVLPPFGESLFLRWRKKAEVSADRAGLLVCRDFHAAARALLKITFGLTEKNLNLEIDALVAQIDEISGSTEMIEEAFASHPLLPVRLKALELFAGSERAKRNGCDVLPGTLADDALEDGVDRLVVLSRRYPTKPLDVAMMHVLAMAGVLVLGADADVSDEEVKLLVQQLHTVFTDEPEDVIVTDREEIARRLPEACRVIVEQGDDDAKQFLLSRIAEIALADGALMDSEAEQIHEVAKMLEVPEKVTYAVIVGAAQSVGFRADAKLNRIAAQLRRSLSP, encoded by the coding sequence CCGTATCGAGGATTACCTCGAGGCCTTCGAGGCGAACCGCCACCACCAGGACGAGGGGGTGCGCGAGAACCTGCTGAAGCACGGCATCCGCCTGACCGGGCAGCTCTCGCCCCGCATCTTCCGCCTGCACGCCGAAACCGCGGCGGCGCTCGAGGTAGCGGGCGACGCCGAGATCTTCTGCCTGCCCGACAGCGACATGAACGCCTTCGCCGTGCTCGACATCCGCGAGGACAGGACACATTCGCTGATCGGCATCACCGCCGGCGCCCTCGAACATCTGGAGGACGCGGAGATCAAGTTCATCCTGGGCCACGAGATGGGCCACTTCCTCTGCGGCCACAACCGCCTCAACGCGGTCTTCTCCACGGACGAGCGGAACCCCAAGGCCACCGTGCTGCCGCCCTTCGGCGAGAGCCTGTTCCTGCGCTGGCGCAAGAAGGCCGAGGTGAGCGCGGACCGGGCGGGCCTGCTGGTGTGCCGCGACTTCCACGCCGCCGCGCGCGCGCTGCTGAAGATCACCTTCGGCCTGACCGAGAAGAACCTCAACCTGGAGATCGACGCCCTGGTCGCCCAGATCGACGAGATCAGCGGCTCGACGGAGATGATCGAGGAGGCCTTCGCCTCGCATCCGCTGCTGCCGGTGCGCCTGAAGGCCCTCGAGCTTTTCGCGGGCAGCGAGCGGGCCAAGCGCAACGGCTGCGACGTCCTGCCGGGCACGCTCGCCGACGACGCGCTCGAGGACGGCGTGGACCGCCTGGTCGTCCTCAGCCGACGCTACCCGACCAAGCCCCTCGACGTGGCCATGATGCACGTCCTGGCCATGGCCGGCGTGCTGGTCCTGGGCGCCGACGCCGACGTGAGCGACGAGGAGGTCAAGCTGCTGGTGCAGCAGCTGCACACCGTGTTCACCGACGAGCCCGAGGATGTCATCGTCACCGACCGCGAGGAGATCGCGCGCCGCCTGCCCGAGGCGTGCCGGGTGATCGTCGAGCAGGGGGACGACGACGCCAAGCAGTTCCTGCTGTCGCGGATCGCGGAGATCGCCCTGGCCGACGGGGCGCTCATGGACAGCGAGGCCGAGCAGATCCACGAGGTGGCCAAGATGCTCGAGGTGCCCGAGAAGGTGACCTACGCCGTCATCGTCGGCGCGGCGCAGTCGGTGGGTTTCCGGGCCGACGCCAAGCTCAACCGCATCGCCGCGCAGCTGCGGCGGTCGCTGTCCCCGTGA